One region of Limnospira fusiformis SAG 85.79 genomic DNA includes:
- a CDS encoding acylphosphatase, with translation MSNTTHEKPDLLRAHLLISGRVQGVGYRYYTRQVAIQKGANGWVKNLPDGRVEAVFEGSQAQVEAMIKWCYQGPPSAQPTQVKVEYQRAEGLYSFDILYH, from the coding sequence GTGTCTAACACAACCCATGAAAAACCTGACCTCCTTCGCGCCCATTTACTGATCTCTGGACGGGTGCAGGGTGTCGGTTATCGATACTATACTCGCCAAGTCGCCATTCAAAAGGGAGCTAACGGCTGGGTGAAAAATTTGCCCGATGGTCGGGTCGAGGCTGTTTTTGAGGGTAGTCAAGCCCAAGTGGAGGCCATGATTAAATGGTGTTACCAAGGACCGCCCTCCGCTCAACCTACACAGGTTAAGGTAGAGTATCAGCGAGCCGAAGGACTCTACAGCTTTGATATTCTCTACCATTAG
- a CDS encoding pyridoxal phosphate-dependent aminotransferase gives MKLAARVEQVPQSVTLAISAKAKAMKAEGLDVLNFSVGEPDFDTPQHIVAAAKKALDEGKTRYGPAAGEPKLRELIARSLTQEVGVNYSAENINYSAENIIVTNGGKHSLSGLMMAIIEAGDEVIIPSPYWLSYPEMVKLADGTPVIVPTDATTEYKITPELLRQAITPKTKLFVLNSPSNPTGMVYTPDELKALAEVVVESGILVVSDEIYSQILYDGAQHLSIAAAHPEVHKQTLISSGFAKSFAMTGWRLGYLAGDKTIIGAMTRIQSHSTSNVCTFAQYGAIAALEGSLDCVETMRQAFAERRQVMYELLNAIPGISCVKPYGAFYMYVNIGKIGLGSVDFCNALLEEKQMATVPGLAFGTDDHIRLSYATSLKNIETGLKRLEEFVESRI, from the coding sequence ATGAAGCTGGCAGCCCGTGTAGAACAGGTTCCCCAATCTGTCACCCTAGCGATATCAGCCAAGGCCAAGGCCATGAAAGCCGAGGGACTCGACGTTCTCAACTTCAGCGTTGGTGAACCGGACTTTGACACACCCCAACACATAGTCGCTGCGGCTAAAAAGGCACTCGATGAAGGAAAGACACGGTACGGTCCAGCAGCGGGAGAGCCCAAACTGAGGGAATTAATCGCTCGCAGTCTGACTCAAGAGGTGGGTGTTAATTATAGCGCGGAAAATATAAATTATAGCGCCGAAAATATCATTGTCACCAATGGCGGGAAACATTCCCTGTCCGGGTTGATGATGGCGATCATCGAGGCTGGGGATGAAGTGATTATACCTTCCCCCTACTGGTTAAGCTACCCAGAAATGGTCAAACTAGCTGATGGCACTCCGGTCATTGTCCCCACCGATGCGACTACCGAGTATAAGATTACCCCAGAATTACTGCGACAAGCGATTACCCCGAAAACTAAACTATTTGTCCTTAACTCGCCGTCAAACCCGACGGGGATGGTTTACACCCCGGATGAACTGAAAGCGTTAGCGGAAGTGGTGGTGGAGTCGGGGATTCTGGTAGTCTCTGATGAGATTTACTCCCAAATTCTCTATGATGGGGCGCAACATCTGAGTATAGCGGCCGCTCACCCAGAAGTCCATAAACAGACGCTGATTAGTAGCGGTTTCGCTAAGTCCTTTGCTATGACTGGATGGCGTTTAGGTTATCTGGCTGGGGATAAAACTATTATTGGGGCGATGACCCGGATTCAAAGCCATAGTACATCTAATGTCTGCACGTTTGCTCAATATGGAGCGATCGCCGCTCTGGAAGGTTCCCTCGACTGTGTAGAAACAATGCGACAAGCCTTTGCAGAACGCCGACAGGTGATGTATGAACTACTGAACGCTATTCCCGGAATTAGCTGTGTTAAACCCTACGGCGCATTTTATATGTACGTCAATATCGGGAAAATCGGCTTAGGGTCGGTAGACTTCTGCAATGCCTTGTTAGAAGAAAAGCAAATGGCTACAGTTCCTGGCTTGGCTTTTGGAACAGATGATCACATTCGCCTATCCTACGCCACGAGTTTAAAAAATATTGAAACTGGACTCAAGCGCCTAGAAGAATTTGTTGAAAGTAGGATCTAA
- a CDS encoding M1 family metallopeptidase yields MLYSYFDSDTNDSKSFELPGARPHYNPDRPGQVEHIFLDLVLDIPAQSFQGTCTITLNPIRSGINTLTLDAVDLEINQVKIGKHEVDFDHDGQQLYVHLNQPTEVNQTLKIAIDYTVDHPQRGLYFIGPNSDYPDKPIQVWTQGEDEDSRFWFPCFDYPGQLATSEIKVRVPQDFLAIANGELIATKTKGDQQIYHWLQKQVHPSYLIALAVGKFAEIKEEYNQIPVVYYVEKNRQEDALRSMGKTPAMIEFLSQTFGYDYPYPKYAQVCVDDFIFGGMENTSTTLLTDRCLLDERATLDNRNTESLVVHELAHQWFGDLVVIAHWSHAWIKEGMATYSEVLWTEHEYGADEAAYYRLNEARSYFSEDSSRYSRPIVTHVYREAIELYDRHLYEKGACVYHMIRAELGDELFAKAIHTFVQDNAHKTVETVDLLRAIEKATGRNLLFLFDQYVYRGGHPKYKVSYSWDNDSKIAKVTIKQTQAKDSDKLSEANLFNLKIPIGFGYTKKSKGKSKKKSTPVELKTVTVQVSDREQSFYFPLEEKPNFISFDVGNNLLKTVTLDYPVAELKAQLQFDPDPISRIYAAQALAKKGNLASAKALGEAMVSEPFWGVRVEVAKQLVKVKLDQSFDGLVAGLKDENPRVRRAVVNALAEIHTAASYQAIKPLVENGDPSYYVEASAIQAIAKIAAGNTEDEPTEAEAIALLEMVLQERAGWNEVVRSGAILGLSQMKTSEMALNLILKYTANGVPQALRLNAISSLGRISTGQNNINLERIMQRIQELAKEDFFLTQISVVMALSQMETPKAIAVLNDLAEQTMDGRVRRRAEEAVQKVQKNLGSDKAIKQLREELDKIKKENQELRSRLENLEAKTK; encoded by the coding sequence ATGTTGTATTCCTATTTCGATTCAGACACCAACGATTCTAAATCCTTCGAGTTACCAGGGGCACGCCCTCACTATAACCCCGATCGCCCTGGTCAGGTTGAGCATATTTTTCTCGACCTAGTTTTGGATATTCCCGCCCAAAGTTTTCAGGGAACTTGTACTATTACCCTAAATCCGATCCGCAGTGGTATTAATACCCTCACCCTCGATGCGGTAGATCTGGAAATTAATCAAGTTAAAATTGGTAAGCATGAGGTAGATTTTGACCATGATGGTCAGCAATTATACGTTCATCTGAACCAACCCACAGAGGTTAATCAAACCCTGAAAATAGCGATCGACTATACTGTTGATCATCCTCAACGAGGTCTATATTTTATCGGACCAAATTCAGATTATCCTGATAAACCGATTCAAGTTTGGACTCAAGGGGAAGATGAAGATTCCCGTTTCTGGTTTCCCTGCTTTGACTATCCGGGACAGTTAGCCACCTCAGAAATTAAAGTCCGGGTTCCCCAGGATTTTTTGGCGATCGCTAATGGTGAATTAATCGCCACCAAAACTAAGGGCGATCAGCAAATTTATCATTGGTTACAAAAGCAGGTTCACCCCAGTTATTTGATAGCGTTAGCGGTGGGTAAATTTGCCGAAATCAAAGAGGAGTATAATCAGATTCCGGTGGTTTATTATGTCGAAAAAAATCGCCAGGAAGATGCTCTACGGAGTATGGGAAAAACTCCAGCTATGATTGAGTTTCTCTCTCAAACTTTTGGCTATGATTATCCCTATCCGAAATATGCTCAAGTCTGTGTTGATGATTTCATTTTTGGAGGTATGGAAAATACCTCGACAACTCTGTTAACCGATCGCTGTTTGTTGGACGAACGCGCTACCCTAGATAACCGCAATACAGAAAGCTTGGTAGTCCATGAACTCGCCCATCAATGGTTTGGTGATTTGGTGGTAATTGCCCATTGGTCTCATGCTTGGATTAAGGAGGGAATGGCGACTTATTCTGAGGTACTCTGGACTGAACATGAATATGGGGCGGACGAGGCAGCTTATTACCGATTAAATGAAGCCCGTAGCTATTTTTCGGAGGATTCTTCCCGCTATAGTCGTCCGATTGTAACTCACGTTTACCGAGAAGCGATTGAACTTTATGATCGCCATCTTTATGAAAAAGGCGCTTGTGTTTATCACATGATTCGCGCCGAATTGGGAGATGAGTTATTTGCCAAAGCTATTCATACTTTTGTGCAGGATAACGCCCATAAAACTGTGGAAACGGTGGATTTATTGAGGGCGATCGAAAAGGCAACGGGACGGAATTTGCTGTTTTTGTTTGATCAATATGTCTATCGTGGGGGACATCCTAAATATAAGGTTTCCTATTCCTGGGATAATGATAGCAAAATTGCGAAGGTGACTATTAAACAAACCCAGGCGAAAGACAGTGATAAACTCAGTGAGGCTAATTTGTTTAATCTGAAAATACCTATAGGTTTTGGCTACACGAAAAAATCTAAGGGTAAATCCAAAAAGAAATCGACTCCAGTGGAGTTGAAAACGGTGACTGTACAAGTTAGCGATCGCGAACAGAGTTTTTACTTTCCTTTGGAAGAGAAACCTAACTTTATCAGTTTTGATGTGGGTAATAATTTGCTCAAAACTGTGACTTTAGATTATCCAGTAGCTGAGTTAAAAGCACAGCTTCAGTTTGACCCAGACCCGATTTCCCGGATTTATGCCGCCCAAGCCTTGGCTAAAAAAGGGAATTTGGCATCGGCTAAAGCCTTGGGTGAGGCGATGGTTTCTGAACCTTTCTGGGGAGTCCGGGTTGAAGTGGCGAAACAGTTGGTAAAGGTTAAACTGGATCAGTCTTTTGATGGCTTGGTGGCTGGCTTGAAAGATGAAAATCCACGAGTGCGGCGGGCGGTGGTTAATGCTTTGGCAGAAATTCACACGGCTGCAAGTTATCAGGCGATTAAACCTCTGGTGGAAAATGGTGATCCGAGTTATTATGTGGAGGCTAGTGCTATACAGGCGATCGCCAAAATAGCAGCGGGAAATACCGAGGATGAACCTACAGAAGCTGAGGCGATCGCTTTGTTAGAAATGGTGTTACAAGAAAGGGCTGGTTGGAATGAGGTAGTCCGGTCTGGGGCGATTTTGGGTTTGAGTCAAATGAAAACTTCGGAAATGGCTTTAAATCTGATTTTGAAATATACCGCTAATGGTGTTCCTCAAGCCCTGCGTTTAAATGCTATTTCTAGTCTAGGTCGCATTTCCACAGGTCAAAATAACATCAATCTTGAACGTATTATGCAACGGATTCAAGAACTAGCTAAAGAAGATTTCTTCTTAACTCAAATATCTGTGGTAATGGCTTTAAGCCAAATGGAAACTCCCAAGGCGATCGCTGTTTTGAATGACCTAGCAGAACAGACCATGGATGGACGGGTCAGGCGCAGGGCGGAAGAGGCTGTGCAAAAAGTCCAAAAAAATCTGGGTTCAGACAAAGCTATTAAGCAGTTACGGGAGGAACTGGACAAAATCAAAAAGGAAAATCAAGAACTACGAAGTCGCCTAGAAAACTTAGAGGCTAAAACTAAGTAA
- a CDS encoding DUF4351 domain-containing protein, translating into MPGLLPFAVLAQTGDRQKLLEQVAAKIDAIADRRTQNNVAASTAILAGLVLEKVLIKRLLRQEIMQESVIYQDIWEEALEKGLQQGLEEGLQQGLQQGLQQGVTEGEKTLIVRLLNRRLGSLPETVIGQINQLPLPALEELGEALLDFSEIDDLRVWLVSNSPSISDN; encoded by the coding sequence GTGCCGGGATTATTACCTTTTGCGGTACTAGCTCAAACGGGCGATCGCCAAAAGTTATTAGAGCAGGTAGCAGCTAAAATTGATGCGATCGCTGACCGGAGAACCCAAAATAACGTGGCAGCATCCACAGCAATTCTGGCGGGTTTGGTCTTAGAAAAAGTGTTGATTAAACGATTGTTGAGGCAAGAAATTATGCAAGAATCAGTAATTTATCAAGACATTTGGGAAGAAGCCCTTGAAAAAGGATTACAACAAGGTTTAGAAGAAGGATTACAACAGGGATTACAACAGGGATTACAACAAGGGGTAACTGAAGGTGAAAAGACCTTAATTGTCCGGCTGCTCAATAGGAGATTAGGCAGTTTGCCAGAAACGGTCATCGGTCAAATCAATCAGTTACCATTACCCGCATTAGAGGAGTTAGGAGAAGCATTACTAGACTTTTCTGAGATAGATGATTTGCGGGTATGGCTAGTCTCCAACTCGCCATCAATTTCAGATAATTAG
- a CDS encoding Rpn family recombination-promoting nuclease/putative transposase, which produces MFDNVCKFLAETFPADLAQWLLGEPIPLTELSPSELSLEPIRADSLILLKSEGVILHLEFQTQPDPTIPFRMLDYWVRVYRRFPECSMQQVVIYLRESSSDLVYQTQLEIAQTRHQFQVIRLWEESVDTFINVPGLLPFAVLAQTGDRQKLLEQVAAKIDAIADRRTQNNVAASTAILAGLVLDKVLIKRLLRQEIMQESVIYQDIWEEALEKGLQQGLEEGLQQGLQQGLQQGLQQGLQQGLQQGVTEGEKTLIVRLLNRRLGSLPETVIGQINQLPLPALEELGEALLDFSEINDLRVWLVSNSPSISGN; this is translated from the coding sequence ATGTTTGACAATGTTTGCAAGTTCCTGGCTGAGACGTTTCCGGCGGATTTAGCCCAGTGGTTATTGGGAGAACCCATTCCCCTGACTGAACTCAGCCCGTCGGAACTTTCCCTAGAGCCAATTCGGGCTGATAGTCTCATCTTGCTGAAATCAGAGGGAGTCATCCTGCATCTGGAATTTCAGACCCAACCGGACCCAACTATTCCGTTTAGGATGTTAGATTATTGGGTGCGGGTCTATCGTCGGTTCCCAGAATGCTCCATGCAGCAAGTGGTAATTTATTTAAGGGAAAGTTCCTCGGATTTAGTCTACCAAACCCAGCTAGAAATAGCTCAAACTCGCCATCAATTTCAGGTAATTAGACTCTGGGAAGAATCCGTAGATACGTTTATAAATGTGCCGGGATTATTACCTTTTGCGGTACTAGCTCAAACGGGCGATCGCCAAAAGTTATTAGAGCAGGTAGCAGCTAAAATTGATGCGATCGCAGACCGGAGAACCCAAAATAACGTGGCAGCATCCACAGCGATTCTGGCGGGTTTGGTCTTAGACAAAGTGTTGATTAAACGATTGTTGAGGCAAGAAATTATGCAAGAATCAGTAATTTATCAAGACATTTGGGAAGAAGCCCTTGAAAAAGGATTACAACAAGGTTTAGAAGAAGGATTACAACAGGGATTACAACAGGGATTACAACAGGGATTACAACAGGGATTACAACAGGGATTACAACAAGGGGTAACTGAAGGTGAAAAGACCTTAATTGTCCGGCTGCTCAATAGGAGATTAGGCAGTTTGCCAGAAACGGTCATCGGTCAAATCAATCAGTTACCATTACCCGCATTAGAGGAGTTAGGAGAAGCATTACTAGACTTTTCTGAGATCAATGATTTGCGGGTATGGCTAGTCTCCAACTCGCCATCAATTTCAGGTAATTAG
- a CDS encoding DUF4351 domain-containing protein, whose protein sequence is MPGLLPFAVLAKTGDRQKLLEQVAAKIDAIADRRTQNNVAASTAILAGLVLDKVLIKRLLRQEIMQESVIYQDIWEEALEKGLQQGLEEGLQQGLQQGLQQGLQQGLQQGVTEGEKTLIFRLLNRRLGSLPETVIGQINQLPLPALEELGEALLDFSEINDLRVWLESHQPE, encoded by the coding sequence GTGCCGGGATTATTACCTTTTGCGGTACTAGCCAAAACGGGCGATCGCCAAAAGTTATTAGAGCAGGTAGCAGCTAAAATTGATGCGATCGCTGACCGGAGAACCCAAAATAACGTGGCAGCATCCACAGCGATTCTGGCGGGTTTGGTCTTAGACAAAGTGTTGATTAAACGATTGTTGAGGCAAGAAATTATGCAAGAATCAGTAATTTATCAAGACATTTGGGAAGAAGCCCTTGAAAAAGGATTACAACAAGGTTTAGAAGAAGGATTACAACAGGGATTACAACAGGGATTACAACAGGGATTACAACAGGGATTACAACAAGGGGTAACTGAAGGTGAAAAGACCTTAATTTTCCGGCTGCTCAATAGGAGATTAGGCAGTTTGCCAGAAACGGTCATCGGTCAAATCAATCAGTTACCATTACCCGCATTAGAGGAGTTAGGAGAAGCATTACTAGACTTTTCTGAGATCAATGATTTGCGGGTATGGCTAGAAAGCCATCAGCCCGAATAA
- a CDS encoding Rpn family recombination-promoting nuclease/putative transposase: MFDNVCKFLAETFPADLAQWLLGEPIPLTELSPSELSLEPIRADSLILLKSEGVILHLEFQTQPDPTIPFRMLDYWVRVYRRFPECSMQQVVIYLRESSSDLVYQTQLEIAQTRHQFQVIRLWEESVDTFINVPGLLPFAVLAQTGDRQKLLEQVAAKIDAIADRRTQNNVAASTAILAGLVLDKVLIKRLLRQEIMQESVIYQDIWEEALEKGLQQGLEEGLQQGLQQGLQQGLQQGLQQGLQQGLQQGVTEGEKTLIVRLLNRRLGSLPETVIGQINQLPLPALEELGEALLDFSEINDLRVWLVSNSPSISDN; encoded by the coding sequence ATGTTTGACAATGTTTGCAAGTTCCTGGCTGAGACGTTTCCGGCGGATTTAGCCCAGTGGTTATTGGGAGAACCCATTCCCCTGACTGAACTCAGCCCGTCGGAACTTTCCCTAGAGCCAATTCGGGCTGATAGTCTCATCTTGCTGAAATCAGAGGGAGTCATCCTGCATCTGGAATTTCAGACCCAACCGGACCCAACTATTCCGTTTAGGATGTTAGATTATTGGGTGCGGGTCTATCGTCGGTTCCCAGAATGCTCCATGCAGCAAGTGGTAATTTATTTAAGGGAAAGTTCCTCGGATTTAGTCTACCAAACCCAGCTAGAAATAGCTCAAACTCGCCATCAATTTCAGGTAATTAGACTCTGGGAAGAATCCGTAGATACGTTTATAAATGTGCCGGGATTATTACCTTTTGCGGTACTAGCTCAAACGGGCGATCGCCAAAAGTTATTAGAGCAGGTAGCAGCTAAAATTGATGCGATCGCAGACCGGAGAACCCAAAATAACGTGGCAGCATCCACAGCGATTCTGGCGGGTTTGGTCTTAGACAAAGTGTTGATTAAACGATTGTTGAGGCAAGAAATTATGCAAGAATCAGTAATTTATCAAGACATTTGGGAAGAAGCCCTTGAAAAAGGATTACAACAAGGTTTAGAAGAAGGATTACAACAGGGATTACAACAGGGATTACAACAGGGATTACAACAGGGATTACAACAGGGATTACAACAGGGATTACAACAAGGGGTAACTGAAGGTGAAAAGACCTTAATTGTCCGGCTGCTCAATAGGAGATTAGGCAGTTTGCCAGAAACGGTCATCGGTCAAATCAATCAGTTACCATTACCCGCATTAGAGGAGTTAGGAGAAGCATTACTAGACTTTTCTGAGATCAATGATTTGCGGGTATGGCTAGTCTCCAACTCGCCATCAATTTCAGATAATTAG
- a CDS encoding Rpn family recombination-promoting nuclease/putative transposase, whose translation MFDNVCKFLAETFPADLAQWLLGEPIPLTELSPSELSLEPIRADSLILLKSEGVILHLEFQTQPDPTIPFRMLDYWVRVYRRFPECSMQQVVIYLRESSSDLVYQTQLEIAQTRHQFQVIRLWEESVDTFINVPGLLPFAVLAQTGDRQKLLEQVAAKIDAIADRRTQNNVAASTAILAGLVLDKVLIKRLLRQEIMQESVIYQDIWEEALEKGLQQGLQQGVTEGEKTLIFRLLNRRLGSLPETVIGQINQLPLPALEELGEALLDFSEIDDLLGWLERHQPE comes from the coding sequence ATGTTTGACAATGTTTGCAAGTTCCTGGCTGAGACGTTTCCGGCGGATTTAGCCCAGTGGTTATTGGGAGAACCCATTCCCCTGACTGAACTCAGCCCGTCGGAACTTTCCCTAGAGCCAATTCGGGCTGATAGTCTCATCTTGCTGAAATCAGAGGGAGTCATCCTGCATCTGGAATTTCAGACCCAACCGGACCCAACTATTCCGTTTAGGATGTTAGATTATTGGGTGCGGGTCTATCGTCGGTTCCCAGAATGCTCCATGCAGCAAGTGGTAATTTATTTAAGGGAAAGTTCCTCGGATTTAGTCTACCAAACCCAGCTAGAAATAGCTCAAACTCGCCATCAATTTCAGGTAATTAGACTCTGGGAAGAATCCGTAGATACGTTTATAAATGTGCCGGGATTATTACCTTTTGCGGTACTAGCTCAAACGGGCGATCGCCAAAAGTTATTAGAGCAGGTAGCAGCTAAAATTGATGCGATCGCTGACCGGAGAACCCAAAATAACGTGGCAGCATCCACAGCGATTCTGGCGGGTTTGGTCTTAGACAAAGTGTTGATTAAACGATTGTTGAGGCAAGAAATTATGCAAGAATCAGTAATTTATCAAGACATTTGGGAAGAAGCCCTTGAAAAAGGATTACAACAGGGATTACAACAGGGGGTAACTGAAGGTGAAAAGACCTTAATTTTCCGGCTGCTCAATAGGAGATTAGGCAGTTTACCAGAAACGGTCATCGGTCAAATCAATCAGTTACCATTACCCGCATTAGAGGAGTTAGGAGAAGCATTACTAGACTTTTCGGAGATAGATGATTTGTTGGGATGGCTAGAAAGGCATCAGCCCGAATAA
- a CDS encoding DUF4351 domain-containing protein — MPGLLPFAVLAQTGDRQKLLEQVAAKIDAIADRRTQNNVAASTAILAGLVLDKVLIKRLLRQEIMQESVIYQDIWEEALEKGLQQGVTEGEKTLIFRLLNRRLGSLPETVIGQINQLPLPALEELGEALLDFSEIDDLLGWLESHQPE, encoded by the coding sequence GTGCCGGGATTATTACCTTTTGCGGTACTAGCTCAAACGGGCGATCGCCAAAAGTTATTAGAGCAGGTAGCAGCTAAAATTGATGCGATCGCAGACCGGAGAACCCAAAATAACGTGGCAGCATCCACAGCGATTCTGGCGGGTTTGGTCTTAGACAAAGTGTTGATTAAACGATTGTTGAGGCAAGAAATTATGCAAGAATCAGTAATTTATCAAGACATTTGGGAAGAAGCCCTTGAAAAAGGATTACAACAGGGGGTAACTGAAGGTGAAAAGACCTTAATTTTCCGGCTGCTCAATAGGAGATTAGGTAGTTTGCCAGAAACGGTCATCGGTCAAATCAATCAGTTACCATTACCCGCATTAGAGGAGTTAGGAGAAGCATTACTAGACTTTTCGGAGATAGATGATTTGCTGGGATGGCTAGAAAGCCATCAGCCCGAATAA
- a CDS encoding Rpn family recombination-promoting nuclease/putative transposase, which translates to MFDNVCKFLAETFPADLAQWLLGEPIPLTELSPSELSLEPIRADSLILLKSEGVILHLEFQTQPDPTIPFRMLDYWVRVYRRFPECSMQQVVIYLRESSSDLVYQTQLEIAQTRHQFQVIRLWEESVDTFINVPGLLPFAVLAQTGDRQKLLEQVAAKIDAIADRRTQNNVAASTAILAGLVLDKVLIKRLLRQEIMQESVIYQDIWEEALEKGLQQGLEEGLQQGLQQGLQQGLQQGVTEGEKTLIFRLLNRRLGSLPETVIGQINQLPLPALEELGEALLDFSEIDDLRVWLVSNSPSISDN; encoded by the coding sequence ATGTTTGACAATGTTTGCAAGTTCCTGGCTGAGACGTTTCCGGCGGATTTAGCCCAGTGGTTATTGGGAGAACCCATTCCCCTGACTGAACTCAGCCCGTCGGAACTTTCCCTAGAGCCAATTCGGGCTGATAGTCTCATCTTGCTGAAATCAGAGGGAGTCATCCTGCATCTGGAATTTCAGACCCAACCGGACCCAACTATTCCGTTTAGGATGTTAGATTATTGGGTGCGGGTCTATCGTCGGTTCCCAGAATGCTCCATGCAGCAAGTGGTAATTTATTTAAGGGAAAGTTCCTCGGATTTAGTCTACCAAACCCAGCTAGAAATAGCTCAAACTCGCCATCAATTTCAGGTAATTAGACTCTGGGAAGAATCCGTAGATACGTTTATAAATGTGCCGGGATTATTACCTTTTGCGGTACTAGCTCAAACGGGCGATCGCCAAAAGTTATTAGAGCAGGTAGCAGCTAAAATTGATGCGATCGCTGACCGGAGAACCCAAAATAACGTGGCAGCATCCACAGCGATTCTGGCGGGTTTGGTCTTAGACAAAGTGTTGATTAAACGATTGTTGAGGCAAGAAATTATGCAAGAATCAGTAATTTATCAAGACATTTGGGAAGAAGCCCTTGAAAAAGGATTACAACAAGGTTTAGAAGAAGGATTACAACAGGGATTACAACAGGGATTACAACAGGGATTACAACAAGGGGTAACTGAAGGTGAAAAGACCTTAATTTTCCGGCTGCTCAATAGGAGATTAGGCAGTTTGCCAGAAACGGTCATCGGTCAAATCAATCAGTTACCATTACCCGCATTAGAGGAGTTAGGAGAAGCATTACTAGACTTTTCTGAGATAGATGATTTGCGGGTATGGCTAGTCTCCAACTCGCCATCAATTTCAGATAATTAG